The following are encoded together in the Lathyrus oleraceus cultivar Zhongwan6 chromosome 3, CAAS_Psat_ZW6_1.0, whole genome shotgun sequence genome:
- the LOC127132625 gene encoding uncharacterized protein LOC127132625, translated as MAVTTHSLTATEKKHWWLTNRKIVEKYLKDARNLIATQEQSEIVSALNLLDAALAISPRLDHALELKARSLLYLRRFKDVADMLQEYVPSLRMANEDPSSGSSSESSSSREGVKLLSSDSPVRDQSFKCFSVSDLKKKVMAGLWKSCDKEGQWRYLVLGEACCHLGLMEDAMVLLQTGKRIASAAFRRESVCWSDDSFPLLTIPIAGDTANQPTTSPPRVPINVTERVTHLLSHIKFLLRRRAAALAALDAGLYSEAIRHFSKIVDGRRAAPQGFLAECYMHRASANRSAGRIAESIADCNRTLSLDPTCIQALETRASLFETIRCLPDSLHDLEHLKLLYNSILRDRKLPGPAWKRHNVRYREIPGKLCALTTKIQELKQRLASGETTSVDYYALIGIRRGCSRSELERAHLLLCLRHKPDKATNFIERCEFADERDIDTVKEKAKMCSLLLYRLIQKGYTSVMSNVLDEEAAEKQRKKNSVAAAAQAQVQAQAQAQAQAQVAAIQAIKKTNEAELKNNKPEVKIGNVLVENDQSQSLISSCTVNPAVFQGVFCRDLAVVGNLLTQVGFNRPIPVKYEALSC; from the exons ATGGCGGTCACTACTCACTCTCTAACCGCTACAGAAAAGAAACACTGGTGGCTCACTAACCGAAAG ATTGTTGAGAAATACTTGAAAGATGCTCGGAACTTAATAGCGACGCAAGAACAGAGCGAGATCGTTTCGGCTTTGAATCTTCTAGATGCGGCTTTAGCTATATCTCCGCGTTTAGATCACGCGCTTGAGTTGAAAGCGAGGTCGTTGCTTTATCTACGGCGGTTCAAGGATGTAGCTGATATGCTTCAAGAATATGTTCCGAGTTTGAGAATGGCGAATGAAGATCCTTCCTCTGGTTCTTCTTCCGAGTCGTCTTCTTCGAGGGAAGGTGTGAAGCTTCTCTCGTCTGATTCGCCGGTGAGAGATCAGAGTTTTAAGTGTTTCTCTGTTTCTGATCTTAAGAAAAAGGTTATGGCAGGTTTATGGAAAAGCTGTGATAAAGAAGGGCAATGGAG ATATTTGGTTTTGGGTGAAGCATGTTGCCATTTAGGATTAATGGAGGATGCAATGGTTCTTCTTCAAACTGGAAAGCGGATTGCCAGTGCGGCATTCCGGCGAGAGAGTGTCTGCTGGTCGGACGACAGTTTTCCTCTGTTAACCATCCCGATTGCCGGAGATACGGCGAACCAACCGACCACCTCACCGCCACGAGTTCCTATAAATGTAACTGAAAGAGTAACACATCTCCTCAGCCACATTAAGTTTCTCCTTCGCCGTCGTGCAGCAGCACTTGCTGCACTTGATGCTGGTCTCTACTCGGAAGCCATCCGACATTTCTCAAAAATTGTAGATGGGCGCCGTGCTGCGCCACAAGGCTTCCTTGCGGAGTGTTACATGCATAGAGCCTCTGCAAACCGTTCTGCCGGTCGAATCGCCGAGTCTATAGCTGATTGTAACCGCACCCTTTCTTTAGACCCAACCTGCATTCAAGCCCTTGAAACCAGAGCTTCACTCTTTGAAACAATTCGTTGCTTACCTGATTCTCTACACGATTTAGAACATTTGAAACTTCTTTACAACTCCATCTTACGTGACCGGAAACTTCCTGGTCCGGCATGGAAGCGTCACAATGTCAGATACAGAGAGATTCCAGGGAAACTCTGTGCCTTAACCACCAAGATTCAAGAACTGAAACAAAGGTTAGCTTCTGGTGAAACAACTAGTGTTGATTACTATGCATTGATTGGGATTCGACGAGGTTGTTCGCGGTCCGAATTGGAGAGGGCTCATTTGTTGCTTTGTCTTCGCCATAAACCGGATAAAGCTACAAATTTCATCGAACGGTGTGAGTTTGCAGACGAACGTGATATCGATACAGTTAAGGAGAAAGCAAAGATGTGTTCATTGTTATTGTACAGATTGATTCAAAAGGGTTACACGAGTGTGATGAGTAATGTGTTAGACGAAGAAGCCGCTgaaaaacaaagaaagaaaaacTCTGTCGCCGCTGCAGCACAAGCACAAGTGCAGGCACAAGCACAGGCTCAAGCACAAGCACAGGTAGCCGCCATTCAAGCAATTAAGAAAACAAATGAAGCTGAGTTGAAAAACAACAAGCCTGAAGTTAAGATTGGTAATGTTTTAGTTGAAAATGATCAGTCTCAGTCTCTGATATCTTCCTGTACCGTAAACCCTGCTGTGTTTCAAGGTGTGTTTTGCCGCGATCTTGCGGTCGTCGGAAACTTGTTGACGCAGGTGGGATTTAATCGACCGATTCCGGTGAAGTATGAAGCATTGAGCTGCTAA
- the LOC127132626 gene encoding phospholipase A1 PLIP2, chloroplastic gives MDTYLQTRISGILPFITAFTATTTSRANDHASQSHLTTARRSNNSSMLSGLSFRFPKSLNSRLIGNSAGNNGLGVDDAVTAENVVVAETEGEGENANGTFKVFELNSVWRGEQESDDNDEEECDICSVDEDEEEVWFDRESFSRMLRRVTLVEARMYAHMCHLGNLAYSIPNIKSGNLLKTCGLRFVTSSIEKRELAATADKNLASAAIQKEETSEKDVGEKNEEDNDESMINASAACQISVVEGSLEASSGSVDTVNMINANAGSLMATTDSMTAVIVADEDVKQAFADDLNSTSSTPCEWYTCDNDQSSTRYFVIQGSESFESWQANLLFEPVQFEGFDVPVHRGIYEAAKVTYQQMLPEVHANLKSQGSRATFRFTGHSLGGSLALLVNLMLLIRKEVPISSLLPVVTFGSPSIMCGGDRLLEKLGLPRSHVQAIAMHRDIVPRAFSCKYPNHVTELLKAINASFRCHPCLNNQKLLYAPMGELLILQPDEKFSPSHDLLPSGSGLYLLSGPFSESSDTENQIQAAQFFFLNSPHPLEILSDRSAYGFGGTIQRDHDMNSYLKSIRTVIRQELSQIRTAARRGLSQKVQWPLVVRRVSDADIVGGRSMVRVRIIQDQPPFSGIIQTRRESLKRFSRLVASQHMQLFVMFLFPARLLLSETCNLTSLS, from the exons ATGGATACGTATTTACAAACTCGAATTTCTGGGATACTTCCATTTATCACTGCATTTACTGCAACTACAACTTCACGCGCCAACGATCACGCGTCTCAATCTCACCTCACCACGGCAAGGCGGTCAAACAACTCCTCCATGCTTTCCGGGCTCTCCTTTCGGTTTCCAAAATCTCTGAACTCTCGACTCATCGGGAATTCCGCCGGAAACAACGGTCTCGGCGTCGATGATGCGGTTACGGCGGAGAATGTGGTTGTTGCAGAGACAGAAGGAGAAGGGGAAAATGCGAACGGGACTTTCAAGGTTTTTGAACTCAATTCTGTTTGGAGAGGGGAACAAGAGAGTGACGATAATGACGAAGAAGAGTGTGATATTTGTAgtgttgatgaagatgaagaagaggTTTGGTTTGATAGAGAGTCGTTTTCGAGAATGCTTCGTAGGGTAACCCTAGTTGAGGCAAGAATGTATGCGCACATGTGTCACTTGGGGAATTTGGCATACTCTATTCCCAATATCAAG TCGGGGAACCTCTTGAAGACATGTGGTCTGCGTTTTGTAACTTCATCAATAGAGAAAAGGGAACTGGCTGCAACAGCTGATAAAAATCTGGCATCTGCTGCAATTCAGAAAGAAGAGACCAGTGAAAAAGACGTCGGAGAAAAAAATGAGGAAGATAATGATGAGTCGATGATAAATGCATCTGCTGCTTGTCAGATTTCAGTGGTTGAAGGGTCACTTGAAGCAAGCAGCGGGAGCGTTGATACTGTGAACATGATAAACGCAAATGCTGGTTCTTTGATGGCAACCACTGATTCAATGACAGCAGTTATTGTTGCAGATGAGGACGTAAAACAAGCTTTTGCCGATGATTTGAATTCAACAAGTTCTACACCATGTGAATGGTACACATGTGACAATGACCAGAGTTCTACAAGATATTTTGTTATTCAG GGCTCAGAATCATTCGAGTCCTGGCAGGCAAACCTACTTTTTGAGCCAGTTCAATTTGAG GGATTTGATGTCCCTGTCCATAGGGGTATATATGAGGCTGCAAAAGTGACATATCAGCAGATGTTACCTGAGGTTCATGCCAACCTAAAATCTCAAGGCTCTCGCGCAACTTTCCGTTTCACTGGCCATTCTCTTGGGGGAAGCTTGGCATTGCTTGTAAATCTTATGCTGTTGATAAGGAAGGAAGTGCCAATTTCTTCTTTGCTTCCTGTGGTAACGTTTGGTTCCCCATCCATCATGTGTGGAGGTGATCGTCTGCTCGAAAAGCTAGGATTACCGCGGAGTCATGTTCAAGCAATTGCAATGCACAGAGACATAGTACCGCGAGCATTTTCTTGCAAGTACCCTAACCATGTTACAGAACTACTAAAGGCCATTAATGCGAGCTTTCGTTGTCATCCTTGTCTTAATAACCAA AAGCTACTTTATGCACCAATGGGTGAACTATTGATTCTACAGCCAGACGAGAAATTTTCACCGAGCCATGATCTCCTGCCATCAGGTAGTGGTCTATACCTTTTGAGTGGCCCTTTTTCAGAATCCAGTGACACAGAAAACCAGATCCAAGCAGCTCAATTCTTCTTCTTAAACTCCCCGCATCCACTCGAGATATTAAGTGACCGATCCGCCTATGGTTTTGGAGGAACCATACAAAGGGATCATGACATGAATTCATACCTGAAATCCATTAGAACCGTGATTCGTCAAGAACTTAGCCAAATCCGCACAGCAGCAAGGAGAGGGCTTAGTCAAAAGGTGCAGTGGCCTCTCGTGGTACGACGTGTAAGCGATGCAGACATTGTTGGTGGGAGGTCTATGGTAAGGGTCCGTATAATTCAAGACCAGCCTCCCTTTTCAGGTATTATACAGACACGTAGAGAGTCCTTGAAAAGGTTCAGCAGGCTTGTTGCATCCCAACATATGCAACTATTTGTAATGTTCTTATTTCCGGCACGGTTGTTACTCTCGGAAACATGTAACTTGACTAGCTTAAGTTAA